The genomic interval CCTGCCACAAAGGACCTAGGAGGGCGCTGAAATGTCTGGCTAATAAAAGTTAGACCCTtcccaggatcctttgcggCACTCGGAACCGCTAGTTCCGAGTGCCGCAAAGGATTCTGGGAAGGGGGCCCCCTGCTAGTGGCGACCCCGTTGCGGCGCAGTCTTTCCCCCTGGTTGGGCCGACCGTCTCCTGCGGTGGGCGGAATAGGCCCTCCTCTGCCGAACCCAAGAGTCAGGCCTGTAGCCCTCTTGGCTGCGGTCGGGGACCCCCCTCCATAGGCCTCAGCGGCCGACACTGttgtatggaaagccaagaaggccacaatccggccctagaatggcgcggtaaaagtgcaaaaccgcactccgtacggttttgaatgactaatagcaaatgcactgattgtgtgcccgtctccgatatgctatatacctggcatttattcagttcatgttcatgttatgtaatgttatggcctagctggctactgcatatcgagaacaatctggggatgaggacatccccgaatattgtcgggtatttcgcacactgccatctcaatatataataataataataataataataataataataatacatttaatttagaggcgcctttcaagacacccaaggtcaccttacagagcatatagtcatcatacattttttaataaacaagacattgtgtaaaaataaataaacataagcaataagaaataaataaaacaaaaacaagacaaaacaaaacaaaacaaaaaaaaaaaatcaaaacagtgatcagttagacgttgtgtgcgagtttgaacaggtgagttttgagttgtgacttgaaggttgtaatggtgtctgattgttttatgtgtgttgttttatttatatagcctaacatatacaaatatatcactgtactagacacaaatgtattttccactagctaatggtggtcattacattgtagtgaaactagtaaagacaacacagctttatgttacagcgaaacatggaggcactgcagctctgattggttagacagccttcaaacttagttttcaagcaaagaagagggaggggctcgttctgcatacctaatagccggagtgaataactaatagccggagtgaatgactaatagccggagtgaatgaccaatagccgcggctattagtcattaaAAACGGTttggaattcttgccaaaccgtacgttttgcacttttaccgcgccattctagggccggattgtggccttcttggctttccataggtcgCTGGTCCATAGGTGATTCAGAACGGGGGGACCCCAACTGAAGACTCTTCTGTCCGATTATCCGCGCCTTCTTTGAAAACTCGGTAAATGTCACACACTACGCGCCCAATAATATCAAACCGATTCCCCCCACAATATCAGAGCAGACTTCAATAAAACTATTCTGGAAAAGTTTCCCATAAATAAAAATGCATTGTTTCATTTATTAAACTACATTGATTAATTGATGTAATTATATGTATATGTCCtgcctcatttatttatttcagtaagAATCGAATAGCTGTGTTTATTTCATAGGCAtatctatttatcttttttGATTAAATGACATTCCATAGTGGTCTGCGCAGCTGAggacctttattttgaaagagAACGGAAGTGTTCTAACAACACAGGCGAGTTCCGCCCTCTCCTAAGCCAATTGATTTAAATCAAGGCACAATTACCCATTAAACGGTTGTAATGCACCGTGTTTTTCGGACTTTGTAGCGTAACGTGCAATGCAAATGTCGACACCATGGTTAAGTATGGTCGGACAACTGCGTGGGGCTTTTTGCTCTGGGGGGTTTTCATGCATTTCCAGCTCTTGTCAGGTGAGCGAAACATTGCAGCTCATTATTCAGCCAGTTAAAGCCTTGTTCTACATCCATGTGTTTACCGTTTTAGCAAACGTTACCTTATCATAACCCGTATTGATTTGTTATTCGGGATATTGAGGGTGATTTACTGCTACTGCTGCAGTGGTGTCATGACAAACAGTCGGAGGTAGAATAATTGTTTCAGGTTTGTTGTGATGCATTGGAGAGACGTCACGCGGTCGCAGCGTGTAGTCCTGTTTTCCATCTAAACAGTAGTGCTGATGAAATCACTGTGGACGGACGATATAGTATAACGTTTTTGTATACGATCAATGAATGACCCCTTCCGATGTATCTTCTACACATAAGGTCTCGGGCTGAATGAACTGCTGTACTTCCGGGTTATGAGTCCTGAAGATATTGGTTACGTCTTCAGTGCGGCCCCAGCTAAAGACTTTGGCGGGGCTTTTGTGAGTATTGAAGGTTGAAGTCCTTACAGTTGGAATATAATATCGTGTACGAAGAATATTCTAACCAGTAGGACTAATGTCTGCTCATACCTCTGTTTGGCTGCTATAGACCTCTTCATATAATGAGATCCTACTTGTGCTAGCTGATCCAATTGATGGCTGTGAACCACTGATGAACAAAGATCTAATTCAGGGACAGGTGATCCTGCTGGAAAGAGGGTATGTTGTTTTCTGTTTGAAGCTATTAGTTGTGGAACATTATTCCAGAGCACCCACTCTTGATGTTTTTACATAATATTGTGTATAACATTTGAGTAATTGAAATGCGCGAAAACATAATTGTGCATGTTAGTATGTTCAGTAGTTGCAGGGTAATTTTGTCAGTCGGTTGTTCTGTCTGTAATTATTGTTAAAAATATTTATTGCAAAGACCTCAACAATACCCAATACCTCTGTCTATATTCATAATGGACTTGGTTGGTTTGGTTTTCTTAATCTGTGAACTCCAGGGGGTGTTCCTTTGTCCACAAGGCCCAACAAGTCGAGGAGGCAGGAGGCAAAGCAGTGCTTATTGCAGATAACGTAGTTGAGAACGACAATCTGTACCTGGACATGGTCGCTGATGGGAGTACTGCCATGCCAAGCATTCCAGCCTTGTTCCTGTTGGGGCGTGATGGGTAAGCTATACATACAACTGCCTCCTTTATCATTCTTGGAAACAATTGGCTATTGTCAGACAACTATTTATCTCTTGGGACAAATGTCAATATTTGTTTTTAGCCGGATAACGGGGATCCAGTAAAACTTCCTCCTACGGCGATGGTCTTTAGTTGGGCTACACTCCAATTAGCAACCTAAGACTCAAGAATGGAGTTGGAGATGATGGACAAAGTCTACAACGGGATTGTTTCATTAGTCGCAGAGTGGAAGATTTCTCAAAAGAATACACAAACATCTATATATTTCGTAGGTGTTTCAGGTCCATGCGACATTTGGGGGAATTTCAT from Gadus morhua chromosome 11, gadMor3.0, whole genome shotgun sequence carries:
- the LOC115553702 gene encoding protease-associated domain-containing protein 1, coding for MVKYGRTTAWGFLLWGVFMHFQLLSGLGLNELLYFRVMSPEDIGYVFSAAPAKDFGGAFTSSYNEILLVLADPIDGCEPLMNKDLIQGQVILLERGGCSFVHKAQQVEEAGGKAVLIADNVVENDNLYLDMVADGSTAMPSIPALFLLGRDGLMIRRSLQRHALPWAVISIPVNVSSLGSFPLNQPPWTLW